The DNA segment GTGCCATCGGCAGCCTCAGCGTATAGCCGTCCTATAGTATCTGGCGCATCGGCTTCCGCTGCAGGTAAGCGACGGTCTACAAGATCATTGACGCTTAACCCGTAATCAATGGCATAATTAAACAAACTTTCCTGATGCGTCTTTCCTCGGCTTCGTTGCCATTTATAATATTCGCGCGCAATCTCACGCTGCACAGCGAGAGAAAGACCATTGAATTCATGGCTTATTTGAAGACTGTCATCACTGTTACTCCATAACTCAAGTGAGTTGCCAAGTTTTGAAACAAAGACGCGACCGCCAAAAACGTTAATGAACCACTCTGGTTCCATATTACTAATGCCCAGGATCCAAGCACGTGCAACCTCTGGGGTATAATCTTGTGGGAAGAATCTTCGTTGCACCCACGAAAACACGTTTGCACCTATCCATGCAACACCAGCTTTTTTTGCAGCTTCAACCGGCTGCATCTGAAAGAGATCTCGTAGTGCCGCAACACCACCCACAGCCTCTATGGCAATAGGCATGTACTCAATGACAGTGACACGAGCTTTTTGTACAAGATCTCTAATCTTCTGTCTAAACCAATCCTGCCATGTCTGGTCGTCTGGCGCAGGAAAATCGCCGAGTTCTTGGACAATAAAACGCTTATACTGCGCATCCTCATTGGCATGCATTGCGAGCCCGAGAATCATCATGCCCAAGTCCTCCGCCACATCAACCTGAACTGTTTTTCCCGGTTGTTCTTCATGAGCATTCAAAATACGCTGTGATCCTTGTGCCCTATACTCAGATAGTTTCACTCCAGCACCATCAAACTGAACCACTATGTCACGTGGCTGAAAATCCAAAAACGTACGATAGCGTTCTCGCATGGATTGCTTAAGGGTTTCACGCGCCGACTCGGCAACATCTCCCCCCAATAACTTATCCAGGACCTCATTCCTGTCGTCTGGTGACATATGAGTATCTTCAGCTCGTGCAAGCATAACGTTGTGATACTGCCTGAAGCACTCAAGAAACGTCTCATCTTGAAACAAGTCTTTCTGAGTCGCTTCGTTCTCAACTCCTGTTACTTGATCCAGCGAATCGTTTAGAAATGCAATAATATATTCTTGTGCCCATATTGCATCTTCAGCAAACATAACATCTCGAACATCTTGTCTGCTGAATAGATTGCGCCGAATCTGGAAATCTTCAATTCCCAGTCTGAAGGAGACTTCAAGTAGATCTGAAAAGTTAGGATCGTCACCAGAAAGACTGCTCATACGAGTCGTAGCCATGCTGGCAAGCGCCGCCAAATTGTCAAACACAATATCCCCAACTCCTCCACGAGCATCTATCCGGTACACGACCGTACCATCTTCCTGAACAACCATGGTGCGAGATACAAAATCTTCGGTCTTATCAAAAAAGGTATAAATGTCTCTGAGCGATGCAAGAGAAATGCTTTTGCGGCTACCACTTGCTGCTTGTTCAACGGTAACATTGATCAGTTCATCGAGGCGCTCCCCATCCTGCGGCCTTTCATAGTCATACCATTCAGCATCAGTCTGAACACGATTCCGCGAATACTCTTGGTAAACATCAAAAAACTGGGCTTGCAATTCCCACGGCATATTCAGCAGCTCATCTTGCACCTCTTGTGGTAACGGCTGCAACAAGCCATACCTATCACCTGTCATATCAGCAATTTCTCCGTGGACCGCTTGATAAACATGTTCCATATATTGTTCGCTCAACCAAAATGCCTGCTGCAATCTAGGCTCGAGGTGCGAGAAAAGTTCGATTCTCACAGTTGGCCACACTTTCAGAAGCGAACTGATATCTTGAGTATCTAATGCTTCTTTTGTTGAGATGTAGGAAAAATATGCTTCACTTCCAGCCAGTAAATTTGTAGGCCACTTGAGGCCCCAACGAACTGCTTCTGCCAACAGATCTCCTGCAGATGCAACCTGAATGTCAATCTGAGAATTACGTATCAATTCCTCGATTTGTCGATACGCCTGCCCCTGCCCTCTGGCTCTATAAAATAACTCATAAACCGTTCCCGATAACTCAACCTTGCCCCCTTCAGCTGCGAATAATCTTGGATATGCATCGGACCAAATAGGATCGACTTGAAATGACTGTGTAGCATCATCTCTATTGATAATGGTAACGGGCTGTGGCTCAGTTGACCTCCATGGCCACAGCCACTCTAAAGCTACAGCCTGACCACACCCCAAGGTAATCATCAATATCACAGGAAACTTCTTACTCATACACACTTCTCCTTACCATCTTTACTAGGACTAAGGCAAACCTACTATATGCAGAGAGGACAAGACAAGAGTACCCATTTACCCTTTCACCCAGGCCGAAGTATACTGAGTGACGCAGAGAAAGATAAACCGTCAGGAGACAATCATGAAAATCACATCATTATGCGTGGCATCTTTAGTAGCCGCAGCAAGTTTACAGGTAAGCGCTCAACCAGTGGTGTGGGATCCTCCACATCCAAAGCCAGCCACAGAAGAGGAGGTTGTAGAGAACTACAAAGCGTTTCTCTTCCCAGCGGAAGAAGAGCTCGAAGAGCTGCGGGTTCTTTTCAGAGATGCAATAGGAAATCCTGATGAAATAACACGGCTTCACCACAGGATTAGATTACTGCAACATGCCATAAAATTAGCGGGTGGACTCAATAATGATCGTTACTACCCCTACCGCCCAGCAAACGCGTTATTAAACCAATTTCGCCAGACAGATTCCTACAAAACATCGAGCCTGGCTTATCGCCTTAAGCTACAGGTATGGTCCCTCAGCGAAAGGGTTAATGTTTTTACTTGGGGTAAATATCAAGGGTCAGAAGGATGGCTGGCTCGTCAAATCAACAAGTTACAGTTAAGAAATAGGTTTGATCGTGACTATCAATCATGTATGCACGTTACAGCTGATTCATTAAGCTTGCAGAGCGGCTATCTGCTAGCGTCTTTGCGCTATGGTATTAAACCGTCCGGAGAGCTCCGTGAAGACTGGCAACCTGAGTACCTACAGCCACTCTACACCGAAGAAAGGCCTCTCTCCTGGCCCTTTGAGGGAAAGATATCTCATCATTTGGTGTACTGGGAAGAAATACAA comes from the Candidatus Babeliales bacterium genome and includes:
- a CDS encoding leucine-rich repeat domain-containing protein gives rise to the protein MSKKFPVILMITLGCGQAVALEWLWPWRSTEPQPVTIINRDDATQSFQVDPIWSDAYPRLFAAEGGKVELSGTVYELFYRARGQGQAYRQIEELIRNSQIDIQVASAGDLLAEAVRWGLKWPTNLLAGSEAYFSYISTKEALDTQDISSLLKVWPTVRIELFSHLEPRLQQAFWLSEQYMEHVYQAVHGEIADMTGDRYGLLQPLPQEVQDELLNMPWELQAQFFDVYQEYSRNRVQTDAEWYDYERPQDGERLDELINVTVEQAASGSRKSISLASLRDIYTFFDKTEDFVSRTMVVQEDGTVVYRIDARGGVGDIVFDNLAALASMATTRMSSLSGDDPNFSDLLEVSFRLGIEDFQIRRNLFSRQDVRDVMFAEDAIWAQEYIIAFLNDSLDQVTGVENEATQKDLFQDETFLECFRQYHNVMLARAEDTHMSPDDRNEVLDKLLGGDVAESARETLKQSMRERYRTFLDFQPRDIVVQFDGAGVKLSEYRAQGSQRILNAHEEQPGKTVQVDVAEDLGMMILGLAMHANEDAQYKRFIVQELGDFPAPDDQTWQDWFRQKIRDLVQKARVTVIEYMPIAIEAVGGVAALRDLFQMQPVEAAKKAGVAWIGANVFSWVQRRFFPQDYTPEVARAWILGISNMEPEWFINVFGGRVFVSKLGNSLELWSNSDDSLQISHEFNGLSLAVQREIAREYYKWQRSRGKTHQESLFNYAIDYGLSVNDLVDRRLPAAEADAPDTIGRLYAEAADGTKTLDLSGQLLSSTEGFMRLATDGKIPLQRITVVNCSDNMLRNLREIPVDQMTSVRTLNLNNNGIETFDTNFVDSLPPSLVRLDLSENQLRYVSEEAFGRLLTRCPQLSNIVLDGNNLTQSVFDTMNGVVRLQEGQRVLEIIGARTQRELGLVDRFLRALKNFANAISDAFPSRTTQVRIAEDQTRTSVRQRYPSGDIALDAPEREPLLGATETMEDGVDAVEAGVPGLAVDAAVATQEDLRAAGIDAAQVADMISFEDDVYRNRIVEETSEVFDQRLAQEEAELVQQKVQRFQEIEQAVTEGKISRERADQEHERVDEEARRREDEMRARHDREREMRSEERVL